CTCCAGCAAATGCCGGTTGTTGCCGCGACGGACGAACAGGGCAGGGCCTGGTTCGGTTACCGCGACAACCTGCTGGTCAGGCGAGAGGGCGAATCGATCCGGATCTGGGACGGCAAGGACGGGCTCAAAGTCGGCCATGTGACGGCGCTGTTTCATAGCGAGAGAGGGGTATGGTTGGGCGGTAACGAGGGCTTGGGGTTGCTGTCTGGAGAAGGTTTTATCCCGATCGAAAGTGAAACCCCGTCCTTGCTCCGTGGCATTCATGCGGTGATCGAAGTTGCAAACGGCGACCTCTGGTTGCACTCCGCTGCCGCTGTGATCATGGTCCCCGCGACAGAGCTCCAGCGAGCACTGGCAGAGAACGGGTACAAGGTGCGTCTGCGATCGTTCGAACGTATCGACCGGCTGCCGGACGACCCTTTCCGCATCCATCCACTGCCCACGGCCATCAGCAGTGCCGATGGCAGGCTCTGGTTCGCGTCTGCCAGTGGTGTCATGTGGCTTGATCCCGCCAATCTTCACGACAGCCAGACCCTGCCTACCGTCGCCATAAAGCGGGTGGCCGTCGATACTGAACCATTGGTAATCGGGCAAGGTGAAAGTGTGTTGCCTCCCAGACCCGGCCACCTTGTTATAGACTACGCCGGCTTGCATTTCGCCGCGCCCGAAGCCCTACGTTATCGCTATCGCCTGACGGGCTACGACAATCGCTGGCAGGACGTCGGCGGTCAGCGGCGGGCTATCTACACCGGATTGGGCCCGGGGAGTTACCGTTTCGAAGTGGAGGCCATCACTGGCCAGGGCCTCCCCAGCGTACAACCGGCTTCATTGGCCTTCCGTATTCCGCCGGTGATCTACAACAGCCCGCTTTTCAAGATGTTCTATGTGATGATTGGGGCCGGGTTGCTGTGGAGTCTCTACATCCTTCGTCTGCGCTACCTCGAATCGAACCTTCGCGCCCGTCTGGAAGAACGTCACCGCGAACGCGAGCGAATAGCTCGTGAGCTTCACGACACGTTGCTGCAGGGATTCCAGGGGCTGGTGCTGCAGTTCCAGGCCATTGCCGAAAAGCTGGATCGTACGGCGCCGTTGCGCATCCAGATGGAGCGGGCGCTCGACCGGGCAGACGAGGCGCTTGCCGAGGGACGGGACCGGGTGCGGAACCTGCGCGATGGATCGAACAAGGATCTCATGGGAAGGTTAACGGACGTGGCGCAAAGCCTGGTTCCGGGGGATGCCAGTCCGCTGAAGCTTGTGCTCAAGGGGACGGCGATGCCGCTGAACCCCATTGTCCACGACGAAATTTACTGGATAGCCCGGGAAGCGATTATTAATGCCAGTAAACATGCCCAAGCGAGTGAAATCAGGGTGATTGTGACCTTCGGCACGGCCGCATTCCAGCTCAAGGTCCGTGACAACGGCGCTGGTCTGGAGCTGCGGGATGGCAAGGAGGATCCTGCTGGCCACTGGGGCCTGCGAGGCATGCAGGAGCGTGCGGACTGGATTGGCGGTTCAATCAAGATTGCGAGCGAGAAGGACAAGGGAACCGAGGTGCGTCTTCAGGTTCCCGGTGATCGGGCCTACCGGTCGGACGTGCGGCAGATACCCCGCTGGCTCAGGCCCATCATCTATGGCAGGAGGAAGCTGTGGCGTCATCCGGTTCGATAATCAAGGTCATGGTGGCTGACGACCACCCACTGATCCGGGAGGGCATTGCGGCGGTCATTGAAAGCCAGGCCGACATTGCCCTGGTTGGAGAGGCGAACAATGGTCGCGAAGCTGTGGAGGGTTTCCTGCAGCACCAGCCCGACGTGATCCTGATGGATTTGCAAATGCCGGAAATGAATGGCATCGACGCCATTCGAGCGATTCACCAGGGTGCGCCGTCAGCCCGGATTGCCGTACTCACCACCTACCGGGGCGACGTGCGCGCCCTACATGCGATCCAGGCGGGTGCCGTGGGCTATCTTCTCAAGAGCTCCCTGCGACGGGAGCTGGTCGATGCCATTCGCGCATTGGCTGCGGGCAAGCGCTGGTTCCCGCCCGAAATCGCGGCCGAACTTGCCGAGCACCTCGGCGTAGAAAACCTGAGCTTGCGGGAAGTCGAAGTGTTGCAGCTGATATCCCTCGGTCACGCCAATAAGGTCATTGCAAAGCGGCTTGCGATTACTGAGGACACGGTAAAAGGGCATGTAAAAAGCGTTATCGCCAAACTCGGAGCCAACAACCGGACCCACGCCGTGGCCATAGGCCTGAAACGGGGCATCATCGATTCATCCCTGGTGGGATAGCGTTCGTCGATCGACCACCCTTTTGAGGGGGGAGGAATCGGCCCTTGGTGAGGTATCGGATCGATAGCGTTGAGTCGAAGATAGACCTCCATGGATCGAGGCTGGCAAGTACGATCCGCAGGTCTGGACCGGATGCTGGAGCTCGCCGATGCACGTCCCTTCGATATATTCGACCACTCTAACCATTACCCAGGTTCCCCAGCTACTCAACGACGCCGCGGCGATGCTTCCGTCGGATCTATGGCAGGCCCAACGGTTGCTGGTACAGGCCTTGGAAATTCTGGACGAGGGAGCGGCGCAGCGGAAGTCCTGCGGCGGTATGGCAGCTTGGCAGATCAGGCGAATCGACGAGCACATCCGCCAGCACCTCGACGGCCGGATCCAGTCCAGAGACCTGGCGAACGTTGTTGGCTTGAGCCTCAGCCACTTTTCCCACGCCTTCCGCCAGACCTTTCACGAGACTCCGATGGTCTATGTCGCCAGAAAACGGGTTGCGCTGGCCCAGCAAAAATTACTTCGCCATCGCCACTCCCTGGCGCAGATCGCCCTTGAATGCGGCTTCTGTGACCAGTCCCATCTCACCCGGGTCTTCAACCGAGTGACGGGGACGAGTCCGAGAATCTGGCAGGCTCTACATGCCAACGGCCCAGTCATGACCGATGTCGATAATCCGGCCTGAGCACGTATATGTGATCGCCGCGCCCCGGATTTGCGTTTGTACTTATTGGAACTCTGTCCCATCAACTCCACGTTACATTATGACCAACATATAAAGTGATGCTGCAGCGTGCAGGAGGGCATTGGCGTATGAAAAACTACGACGTACTGGTGATCGGCGGCGGTCCTGGCGGATATAACGCGGCCATACGGGCCGGGCAACTTGGCTTGAAAGTGGGCTGCATCGAAGGTCGGGAGACCCTCGGCGGTACCTGTCTCAACGTCGGTTGCATGCCCTCCAAGGCATTGCTGCATGCCTCCGAGTACTTTGAAGCGGCAGTGGGTAAGGAGTTCGCAACGCTTGGCATCGAGGTTAAACCAAAACTGAACCTCGAACAGATGATGAAGCAAAAAACCGAAAGCGTGGACGCCCTCACCAAAGGCATCGAGTTCCTGTTCCGCAAGAATAAGGTGGATTGGATAAAGGGTTGGGGGAGACTGGCGGGAGAGGGGAAGGTCGACATCACCGCGGCAGACGGCACCAACGAGACCTTCTCCGCGAAAGACATCGTTATCGCGACAGGCTCCGAACCCACACCGTTGCCTGGGGTGCCTTTTGACGGAAACCGTATCCTGGATTCCACCGGCGCCTTGTCGATATCGGAGGTTCCCAAACGGCTGGTTGTCATTGGCGCCGGCGTAATCGGTCTGGAACTGGGCTCGGTCTGGCGCCGCCTGGGCAGTGAGGTCACGGTAGTAGAATATCTCGACCGCATCTGCCCCGGTATGGATACCGAAACCGCCAAAACCTTCCAGCGCAGCCTGAGCAAGCAGGGTATCAAGTTCAAGCTGGCCACCAAGGTGACCGAGGCACGAAGCGACGGCGACAGCGTCCAACTGCGACTCGAGCCCGCAGCCGGGGGCGAGAAACAGACGCTCGAAGCCGACTACGTGCTGGTGGCGATCGGCCGCCGACCCTACACCGAGGGCCTTGGTCTTGAAACGGTGGGTCTGCAAACCGATAACCGCGGCATGCTGAGCAACACAAAGCACCGCAGTCCGGTAGACGGAATCTGGGTTATTGGCGATGTCACGTCGGGCCCGATGCTCGCCCACAAGGCGGAAGACGAGGCGGTAGCATGTATCGAGCTGATTGCGGGGAAATCTGGCGAAGTCAATTACAACGCCATTCCCAGCGTAATCTACACCCGCCCGGAAGTGGCCACCGTGGGCAAGACCGAGGAACAGCTCCAATCCGAGGAAAGGGAGTACAAGGTGGGCAAGTTCCCGTTCTCTGCCAACAGCCGGGCAAAGATCAACCATGAAGGCGAAGGATTCGTGAAAGTGCTCGCGGATGCCCGAAGCGAGACCATCCTGGGTGTACACATGATTGGACCGAATGTAGGCGACATGATTGCCGAATATGCGGTAGCAATCGAGTTTGCGGCGACTGCAGAAGATATTGCGCTCACCAGCCATCCGCATCCGACACGCTCGGAAGCCCTGAGGCAAGCCGCCATGGACGTGGATGGGTGGGCGATGCAGGCTTAGTGACCCCTGATCGTTTACGCTGATGACTCCCTGGCCAGCCTCGTAAGGTCTTCAGCCACTTTTTCCTTCGGCAGGTCCGGGCGCAAGAGAAGGCGGATGCGCCCCTTTTTATCGAACACGTAGATCGCACTGCTGTGGGAGACCTCGTAATTGCCGTCGGCGTCCGGCTCGCCGTAGCCGAAGGTGGTCCGGTAGCGTTTGGCCAGGTCCCGCAGCGTATCTTCGGAACCGGTCAGGCCGACAATGCGGTCGCTGAAGAAGCTGACTTACTTCTCCAGCCGCTCCGGGTTATCGCGCTTGGGATCGACGCTGACGAAAAGAGCGGTGACCTCGTCGCGCCGGCCTTCCGGCATCGCCTCGAACACCTGCTGCAGGTACGCCAGGGTCGCCGGGCACACATCCGGGCATGAGGTGAAGCCAAAGAACAGCAACCGCACCTGTCCCTCGGTATCGGAGGCATGAACGCGCCGGCCACCGGTGCCCTCAAGGTCGAAGGCGAGGTCGGGCATGACGCCCTCGATATCCCTGCCGTTCCAGGGGGCTGGTTCATGGGAACAGCCCGCCACCAAAGTGGTCATCATTACCAGGAACAAGCAGCGCACCGTTATCGACGAAATATTATAAATCATGATATTGGGGCACCTTCTGAAGGTGAATTGTCAAGGTGTTTGGCATCACTGCGTCCATCGTTCATCAACCGTCGAAGCATGAGCAATATACCCAGGATGCTCATCATCGCTGGCGGGATCCAGGTGAGCAGACCGCCGAGCAACTGGTCGGTCTCCGGGGCAATCGGCCAGGCGCGGCCACAGACTTCGTAAACGTCATAGACGGAACCATGGGCGAACACGATCCAGGCGCCCAGCACCAGTTGAGGCAGTGCGACTAGGGCAAGCACCAGGATGCGCTTGCCATAACCCAGGGCCGAAGATCGAGCGGGGGAGCGCGGATCAAGCATCAGCCACCAGAACAGCAAGCCATCCAGTAGCATGCTCCAGTTCATGATCCAGTAAAGGTCACGGTTAAGCATGGCGTCGAAGTGGATCGACGGCCACAACCAGAGATAGATCAGGCCGACGAAGAGGACCGATGCAACCAGCGGGTGTTGCAGGAAGCGGTAGAAGGAACCTAGTGGTTTGAAGCGGCGCCGGACGCCTTCCGGAATCCGGTGGCGCCAGTAGCCGATGACGGGTAGGGGGTTGGACAACGCGATCAGGAACGGACCGAGATGGTGCAGGACCAGGTGTTGCCCGCGGTGAACGAAGAACATGTACTGCGCGTAGTAGTCGAAGCGGGTTTGCATGACCGCATAGCTCATCCCCAGTCCCAGTAGGAACGTGCCGACGCGTAACGGTCCAGGCCTTCGACCAGCCGGCAACCGTCTGACGCCGGTCAGATACATGACCAGCACGGCCGTAAAGCCGATTACGGTAACGGGCGAGAAATCATAGGGCAGCAGGAAGTCGATCCAGGACATCGGGTTGCCTTATGCCGAGAAACCAACAGGCCAGGCTCTCATCCTGACGGATTATGGCAGGTTTTCAATTATCCAGGGAATACAGCTAGTCAGAGGAGGTCAGATTAACATGTGTTAGTACCCGGCATTGGTGTCGGCCATGAATGCTATGCTTGACTGGTGGTGGCCGGGATCGCCGCGTCGCCGACCGTATGGTCAAGCCCACGAGAATAGGAGGGGATTATGTCGATCAGTGATCACGCGTTGGATAAAGATTTTCCTGAGTACAAGGACCTGATTCGTGAGTTACGCGGCTCAGATGTGCAGTTCAAGGAGCTCTCTGACCACTACGACAAGTTGGACAAGTCCATTCGAGGACTCGAGTACCGCGAAGTCCCCACCGACGACACGCACTTCATGGAGATGAAGAAGGAGCGTGCCCACCTCAAGGACACACTCTACACCAAGCTATCGAACCACCCGATCTGACGGCAACGGATATCGGCAACATGAGCATTAGCAATACCGCGGTATAGCAGCGCGTTGCTGTTGCGGCCGATTATTGCTTCGATGACGTGTTATACCGACACTGCCCAGGACGCTTGCACAGCTTTGTCCAGTCTTCCCGCCGGCCGCGCGCATCGGCCTCGGAACGGCGGGCCAACTGTGTGGGCGCCTGCTCCGGCTGTTTGAGCTGAGCCATCTGGCGGCGGATCTGCCGCTTGAAGGCGACCAGACCGTCTTCCGGCACTTGGGCCGAGGTTGGAATCTTGGCCGTGAGCGGATTCACCGGATGGCGCTTGACGTGGAATTCGAAATGCAGGTGAGGCCCGGTGACCCGGCCCGTAGCACCGGACAACGCGATCTTTTCCCCACGCTTCACCGCCTGGCCTCGCTTGACCAGGATCTTGCTCAGATGCAGGTAACGGGTCTTGAAGGCGCCGCTGTGCTCGACTTCCACATACTTGCCGGCGTAGGGATGGTTACCGATACGGGAGACGATACCGTCCCCTGTGCTCATAATCGGCGTGCCCGAGGGCGTTGCCAGATCCACGCCGTTATGGGGTGACCGCCGTCCTGTAACCGGATGCAGGCGGCGGGGGTTGAACGGCGAACTGACCCGATAATGGCGTTTGGTCGGATAGCGCAGGAAGGCCGGTGTGACGCTCTCGCCGCTCTCATCGTAGTAATTGCCGTCCGAGTACAGAAAGGCGTAATAGTTCTTGGAACCACGGTGCATGACGATCGCCTCGATCCGGGTGTTGCCGGTGGCTTCGGTGGCCGTCATTTCTTCGCCTACCACGACCGAAAAGGTATCGCCGGCCCGCAAGTCTCTCCGGAAATTGAGCTTGTTCTTTAGCAACTGGCTGACCTGTGCCACTTGGCCCTTGTTGAGCCCGGCTTCCAGGCCGGAGGCGTAAAAACTGCCCTGGATATCCCCAGCCACCAGCGCCGTATGCCAGTGCAGCGGCTTGGTCACCAGTTCGTGCTCGAAATCGCCTCCTTCCAAACGGGAGTAGGTCACCGTCCGGGCCGGATCCAGTTCCAGTTCAAGGCTTTGGAGTTGTTTGTTGCTGTCGAAACTGAAGCGGAGAGACGTGCCTGGCTGCAGGGTTTCGAGGGCCAGGAATTCCGCATCTGCCTCCAGCAACTGATGCAAGGTCCTGGCAGGGATCGCCTGCTTCTCGAAGATCTCACTCAGGGTATCGCCGGACTGGATCTGGTAATCCACCGAGGTCGGTTGAGGTTCGATGGCCTCGGCAAACGCATTCTCTTCCCCGGCTTCGGACACGCCAGGCTCGGCGGTAACGGGGAGCTGAACAGGGCCTTCTTCGTCGGCCGAGGCATGATTCCCGGCCACTCGCTTGTCAGGGAAAGTCTCCACCGGAATGGATACGGCGCTTGAGGACTCGGAACGCCAGAAGAACAGGAGCGTCAGGACACAGACGACAACAAGGACAAGAAGATGGCGTACCTTGGGGGAAAAACGAAGTGAAAAGGACATGGAAAGCGATAGATCTGCCAGGAAAAATGTTTGGAACAAGCGTGTCGGATAAGGTTATTTCCGCCAGCTAATACAAGCCACGGCGAAGGATACCCCTAGTTTGTCGACCGGGATAGTGAAGCGAATGACGACGGCAATTTACTGTCGGTTTGTCGCTAAAGTCCCGCCATCCCGCTCAGCGCATGCTCCCGTTCAATACGCATGCTCCGGTTCAATGAAAGCTACGTCCACTCTTGATCAGCAATTCCATGGACACTGCCGGCACCGGGTGGGCGAAAAAGAAGCCCTGGGCAAAGTCGCATCCGACTTCCCTTAACCAGTCCCGCTGCTCCTCGGTTTCCACCCCTTCAGCCACGACTTGCAGCCCAAGCTTGTGGGCCATGACGATAATCGTCTCCGCAATCGCTTTGTTACTGAAATCCGTGCCATCGTCCTTAACAAAGGATTGGTCGATCTTCAGGTAGTTGATGTTAAACCGCTTGAGGTAGGCGAGGGACGA
The window above is part of the Marinobacter nanhaiticus D15-8W genome. Proteins encoded here:
- a CDS encoding peptidoglycan DD-metalloendopeptidase family protein, translating into MSFSLRFSPKVRHLLVLVVVCVLTLLFFWRSESSSAVSIPVETFPDKRVAGNHASADEEGPVQLPVTAEPGVSEAGEENAFAEAIEPQPTSVDYQIQSGDTLSEIFEKQAIPARTLHQLLEADAEFLALETLQPGTSLRFSFDSNKQLQSLELELDPARTVTYSRLEGGDFEHELVTKPLHWHTALVAGDIQGSFYASGLEAGLNKGQVAQVSQLLKNKLNFRRDLRAGDTFSVVVGEEMTATEATGNTRIEAIVMHRGSKNYYAFLYSDGNYYDESGESVTPAFLRYPTKRHYRVSSPFNPRRLHPVTGRRSPHNGVDLATPSGTPIMSTGDGIVSRIGNHPYAGKYVEVEHSGAFKTRYLHLSKILVKRGQAVKRGEKIALSGATGRVTGPHLHFEFHVKRHPVNPLTAKIPTSAQVPEDGLVAFKRQIRRQMAQLKQPEQAPTQLARRSEADARGRREDWTKLCKRPGQCRYNTSSKQ
- a CDS encoding cytochrome c oxidase assembly protein, with the translated sequence MSWIDFLLPYDFSPVTVIGFTAVLVMYLTGVRRLPAGRRPGPLRVGTFLLGLGMSYAVMQTRFDYYAQYMFFVHRGQHLVLHHLGPFLIALSNPLPVIGYWRHRIPEGVRRRFKPLGSFYRFLQHPLVASVLFVGLIYLWLWPSIHFDAMLNRDLYWIMNWSMLLDGLLFWWLMLDPRSPARSSALGYGKRILVLALVALPQLVLGAWIVFAHGSVYDVYEVCGRAWPIAPETDQLLGGLLTWIPPAMMSILGILLMLRRLMNDGRSDAKHLDNSPSEGAPIS
- a CDS encoding response regulator produces the protein MASSGSIIKVMVADDHPLIREGIAAVIESQADIALVGEANNGREAVEGFLQHQPDVILMDLQMPEMNGIDAIRAIHQGAPSARIAVLTTYRGDVRALHAIQAGAVGYLLKSSLRRELVDAIRALAAGKRWFPPEIAAELAEHLGVENLSLREVEVLQLISLGHANKVIAKRLAITEDTVKGHVKSVIAKLGANNRTHAVAIGLKRGIIDSSLVG
- the lpdA gene encoding dihydrolipoyl dehydrogenase; amino-acid sequence: MKNYDVLVIGGGPGGYNAAIRAGQLGLKVGCIEGRETLGGTCLNVGCMPSKALLHASEYFEAAVGKEFATLGIEVKPKLNLEQMMKQKTESVDALTKGIEFLFRKNKVDWIKGWGRLAGEGKVDITAADGTNETFSAKDIVIATGSEPTPLPGVPFDGNRILDSTGALSISEVPKRLVVIGAGVIGLELGSVWRRLGSEVTVVEYLDRICPGMDTETAKTFQRSLSKQGIKFKLATKVTEARSDGDSVQLRLEPAAGGEKQTLEADYVLVAIGRRPYTEGLGLETVGLQTDNRGMLSNTKHRSPVDGIWVIGDVTSGPMLAHKAEDEAVACIELIAGKSGEVNYNAIPSVIYTRPEVATVGKTEEQLQSEEREYKVGKFPFSANSRAKINHEGEGFVKVLADARSETILGVHMIGPNVGDMIAEYAVAIEFAATAEDIALTSHPHPTRSEALRQAAMDVDGWAMQA
- a CDS encoding sensor histidine kinase — encoded protein: MNARALVLVIMLLPWTACLALDAKLSLEQFNHTKWTVREQGPGQIGAIAQTSDGYLWLGANYSLYRFDGVEFERFVSSDGDAVATVSQLLASPDGSLWIGKRFGGVSVLRDGQLVDYPPGQDLPEGAVYALAVDHDGAVWAAANAGLARFNGQRWEIVDTGWNFPEESARSVFVDRDGTTWAASDDRLFYLPKGEHRFIDTGESIGWVTDIVQSPDGAIWISQMYPGAVRQVATGKTPAEISLDVAPSGLLFDSDGMLWIGTHGGGLVRVSTPGTELSTEPEDRLRQEDGLSSDVVGLLFEDREGIVWAGTSTGLDRFKYASAVPACISSGAYNVALAATPDGAIWAGSSNQPVTRLLNGQARTAAPALPVTAAATDQAGTVWMGGPGGIWRSRGEELLHVTYLPVEDPAEAAVRALTMDRSGTLWVSINRSGLFTWKEGAWTQPPPVSDASLQQMPVVAATDEQGRAWFGYRDNLLVRREGESIRIWDGKDGLKVGHVTALFHSERGVWLGGNEGLGLLSGEGFIPIESETPSLLRGIHAVIEVANGDLWLHSAAAVIMVPATELQRALAENGYKVRLRSFERIDRLPDDPFRIHPLPTAISSADGRLWFASASGVMWLDPANLHDSQTLPTVAIKRVAVDTEPLVIGQGESVLPPRPGHLVIDYAGLHFAAPEALRYRYRLTGYDNRWQDVGGQRRAIYTGLGPGSYRFEVEAITGQGLPSVQPASLAFRIPPVIYNSPLFKMFYVMIGAGLLWSLYILRLRYLESNLRARLEERHRERERIARELHDTLLQGFQGLVLQFQAIAEKLDRTAPLRIQMERALDRADEALAEGRDRVRNLRDGSNKDLMGRLTDVAQSLVPGDASPLKLVLKGTAMPLNPIVHDEIYWIAREAIINASKHAQASEIRVIVTFGTAAFQLKVRDNGAGLELRDGKEDPAGHWGLRGMQERADWIGGSIKIASEKDKGTEVRLQVPGDRAYRSDVRQIPRWLRPIIYGRRKLWRHPVR
- a CDS encoding helix-turn-helix domain-containing protein encodes the protein MHVPSIYSTTLTITQVPQLLNDAAAMLPSDLWQAQRLLVQALEILDEGAAQRKSCGGMAAWQIRRIDEHIRQHLDGRIQSRDLANVVGLSLSHFSHAFRQTFHETPMVYVARKRVALAQQKLLRHRHSLAQIALECGFCDQSHLTRVFNRVTGTSPRIWQALHANGPVMTDVDNPA
- a CDS encoding YdcH family protein, which codes for MSISDHALDKDFPEYKDLIRELRGSDVQFKELSDHYDKLDKSIRGLEYREVPTDDTHFMEMKKERAHLKDTLYTKLSNHPI